A single Orcinus orca chromosome 2, mOrcOrc1.1, whole genome shotgun sequence DNA region contains:
- the MCM10 gene encoding protein MCM10 homolog produces MDVEEDDLSLLTALLEENESALDCNSEESQPLTQQDGEPDAFDELFDADGDGESYTEEADEGEVEKAEDQKENLDALFGDMDDLADEEEAPTSRSTHSRVLPGPAPSQGKTNQELQDELRKLQEQMKSLQEQLKLTTIKQPASPARLHKTPDKSPRPPLKEKKVQRIQESSRFSAELDVPTLPKPKRVARTPKVSPAEPQSSSFKMTSAPSQPLRTTPGNKPGGMTRDQSAGTPRSSGETTQTVSVEAFSGLRLRKPRVSSTEMNKKMTGRRLIRLSQLKEKMASEKLEEIDWVTFGVILKKITPQSSNSGKTFSIWRLNDLRDLTRYVSLFLFGEVHKELWKTEQGTVVGLLNANPMKPKDGSEEVCLSIDHPQKVLIMGEALDLGTCKAKKKNGEPCTQTVNLNDCEYCQYHIQAQYKRLSARRADLQSTFSGGRIPKKFARKGISLKERLCQDGFYYGGVSSASYAASVAAAVAPKKKIQTTLTNLVVKGTDLILQETQQKLGVRQKSLSCSEEFRELMDLPTSGARNLKHHLAKVKSSGIMGSPKPAFQSISASAFLKQQKQHMLELRKKKSEEIQKRFLQSASEVESPAVPSSSRQPPSWSPPAGAEFPKLKGTPAIQMPKLGRDISEGDDVLFFDESPPPRPKLNKLAEAKKLAAITKLRVKGQILTKTDPNSIKKLKEPQDVLEVKERVEKNNTFSPQAEDELEPARKKRREQLAYLESEDFQKILKAKSRHTGILKEAEAELQEHYFEPLVKKEQIEEKMRNTRELKCRVVTCRTCAYTHFKPLETCVSEQHNYHWHDSVKRFFKCPCGNRTVSLGRLPQKHCSNCGLFKWERDGMLKEKTGPKIGGETLLPRGEEHAKFLNSLK; encoded by the exons TGGAGGAGGATGATTTGTCTCTGCTGACCGCACTGCTGGAGGAGAATGAGTCGGCCTTGGACTGTAATTCAGAAGAGAGTCAGCCCTTGACCCAGCAAGATGGTGAACCTGATGCATTCGATGAGCTCTTTGATGCTGACGGTGATGGTGAATCTTACACAGAGGAGGCTGATGAGGGTGAAGTGGAAAAGGCTGAAGACCAAAAGGAGAATTTGGATGCTCTCTTTGGAGACATGGATGACTTAGCAGATGAGGAAGAAGCTCCTACATCGCGATCAACGCACAGCAGGGTCCTCCCTGGTCCTGCCCCCAGTCAAGGGAAAACGAATCAGGAACTGCAAG ATGAATTAAGGAAGTTGCAAGAGCAAATGAAGTCCTTACAAGAACAGCTGAAACTAACTACAATTAAACAGCCTGCAAGTCCAGCCCGTCTGCATAAAACCCCAG ATAAGTCTCCACGTCCCCCTCTTAAGGAGAAGAAAGTTCAGAGAATTCAGGAGTCGTCGCGCTTTTCTGCAGAGCTTGACGTCCCTACTCTACCAAAACCCAAGCGGGTGGCTCGGACACCCAAAGTTTCACCTGCAG aGCCCCAAAGCTCATCTTTCAAGATGACAAGTGCACCTTCCCAACCACTCCGAACAACTCCTGGGAACAAGCCTGGTGGGATGACGAGGGATCAGAGTGCAGGGACCCCCAGGAGCTCTGGGGAAACAACTCAGACAGTCTCCGTGGAAGCCTTCTCCGGCCTGAGGCTCAG GAAGCCTCGAGTATCCTCCacagaaatgaacaagaaaatgACTGGCCGAAGACTGATCAGACTATCTCAGCTCAAGGAAAAGATGGCAAGTGAGAAGCTGGAAGAAATAGACTGGGTGACATTTGGGGTCATATTGAAGAAAATCACTCCACAGAGTTCTAACAGC GGGAAAACATTTAGCATCTGGCGACTGAATGATCTTCGTGACCTGACGCGGTACGTGTCACTGTTCCTCTTTGGAGAGGTTCACAAAGAACTGTGGAAGACTGAACAGGGTACTGTCGTAGGGCTGCTCAACGCGAACCCCATGAAGCCCAAGGATGGTTCAGAGGAG GTGTGCTTATCTATTGATCATCCTCAAAAGGTCTTAATTATGGGGGAAGCTCTTGACCTGGGAACCTGTAAAGCAAAGAAGAAGAATGGAGAACCGTGTACACAGACTGTGAATTTG AATGACTGTGAATACTGTCAGTATCACATCCAGGCCCAGTACAAGAGGCTCAGCGCCAGGCGAGCAGACCTGCAGTCCACCTTCTCCGGCGGCCGAATTCCAAAGAAGTTTGCCCGCAAAGGCATCAGCCTGAAAGAAAGGCTGTGTCAGGATGGTTTTTACTACGGAGGAGTTTCTTCAGCCTCGTATGCAGCCTCAGT TGCAGCTGCTGTCGCACCTAAAAAGAAGATTCAAACCACTCTGACTAATCTGGTGGTTAAGGGCACAGACTTGATCCTTCAGGAAACTCAACAAAAACTCG GAGTACGCCAGAAGAGCTTGTCTTGCTCTGAGGAATTCAGGGAACTGATGGACTTGCCTACATCTGGAGCCAGAAACTTGAAACATCATTTAGCCAAAGTCAAGTCATCAG GGATCATGGGGAGCCCGAAACCTGCTTTCCAGTCTATCTCGGCATCAGCCTTCTTGAAGCAACAGAAGCAGCATATGTTAGAGTTgcggaaaaagaaatcagaagaaatacAGAAACG ATTTCTCCAAAGTGCGAGTGAAGTTGAGAGCCCAGCTGTGCCATCCTCTTCTCGGCAGCCCCCTTCTTGGTCTCCACCAGCGGGGGCTGAGTTCCCCAAGCTGAAAGGAACCCCAGCCATACAGATGCCAAAGCTTGGAAGAGACATCTCAGAAGGAGATGATGTCCTATTTTTTGATGAGTCACCACCACCAAGACCAAAACTGAATAAGTTAGCAGAAGCCAAAAAG ttggctGCTATAACCAAATTAAGGGTAAAAGGCCAGATTCTTACAAAAACAGACCCAAACAGCATTAAGAAGCTAAAGGAACCCCAGGATGTCCTGGAAGTGAAGGAACGTGTAGAAAAGAACAACACATTTTCTCCTCAAG CTGAGGATGAATTGGAGCCTGccaggaaaaaaaggagagaacagCTTGCCTACCTGGAATCTGAGGATTTTCAGAAAATTCTAAAAGCAAAATCGAGGCACACGGGGATCCTAAAAGAG GCCGAGGCTGAGCTGCAGGAACACTATTTTGAGCCCCTggtgaaaaaagaacaaatagaagaaaagatGAGAAACACCCGGGAATTGAAATGTCGAGTCGTGACGTGCAGGACG TGCGCTTACACCCACTTCAAGCCTCTGGAGACCTGCGTCAGCGAGCAGCACAACTACCACTGGCACGACAGTGTGAAGAGGTTTTTCAAGTGTCCCTGTGGAAACAGAACTGTCTCCCTCGGCAGGCTCCCCCAAAAGCACTGCAG taattgtggcctCTTCAAGTGGGAACGGGACGGAATGTTAAAG gaaaaGACAGGTCCAAAGATAGGAGGAGAAACCCTGTTACCAAGAGGAGAAGAACACGCCAAATTCCTGAATAGCCTTAAATAG